The Parabacteroides sp. AD58 genome includes a window with the following:
- the murQ gene encoding N-acetylmuramic acid 6-phosphate etherase, producing MSFQKITEQESLYHDLEKKSVHELLTEINREDQKVALAVQRVIPQIEKLVTGIVERMKQGGRLFYLGAGTSGRLGVLDASEIPPTYGMPNTYVIGLIAGGDSALRNPVEAAEDDALKGWQELCEHHVSSRDVVVGIAASGTTPYVIGALHQARQAGILTGAIACNPDSPVAAEADIAIEPIVGPEYVTGSTRMKSGTAQKMVLNMISTATMIQLGRVKNNRMVNMQLTNQKLVDRGTRMIMDELGLDYDTALHLLQLHGSVREAVDSYHREWRLNQ from the coding sequence ATGAGTTTTCAGAAAATAACGGAACAAGAATCGTTGTATCATGATTTGGAGAAGAAATCGGTACACGAACTATTGACGGAGATTAACCGGGAAGATCAGAAAGTGGCATTGGCCGTGCAAAGGGTGATTCCGCAGATCGAGAAACTGGTAACCGGTATTGTGGAGCGGATGAAGCAAGGTGGACGACTGTTTTATTTAGGTGCCGGGACAAGCGGACGGTTGGGCGTTTTGGATGCATCCGAAATTCCACCGACTTATGGAATGCCTAATACGTATGTGATCGGATTGATAGCCGGAGGCGACAGCGCTTTACGGAATCCGGTGGAAGCAGCCGAAGATGATGCGTTGAAAGGTTGGCAGGAATTGTGTGAACATCATGTCTCTTCCCGGGATGTTGTAGTGGGCATTGCAGCTTCAGGTACGACACCTTACGTCATCGGAGCTTTACATCAGGCGCGTCAGGCTGGAATTTTGACGGGTGCGATTGCCTGTAATCCGGATTCTCCGGTAGCGGCTGAGGCAGATATAGCCATCGAACCGATTGTCGGTCCGGAATACGTTACAGGCAGTACACGGATGAAAAGCGGAACGGCCCAGAAGATGGTATTGAACATGATCAGTACGGCCACGATGATTCAATTGGGAAGAGTCAAGAACAACCGGATGGTGAACATGCAGCTGACCAATCAGAAGCTGGTCGATCGGGGAACACGGATGATTATGGATGAGTTGGGTTTGGATTACGATACGGCACTTCATTTGTTGCAATTGCATGGCTCTGTTCGTGAAGCTGTTGATTCTTATCATCGGGAGTGGCGTTTGAATCAGTGA
- a CDS encoding ATPase, whose protein sequence is MIGIADSGSTKTEWCLLGETGKLECRCFTPGMNPYFQTEKEMAEMIQQSLYPQIADYPIEAFYFYGAGCAYPEKNACVERAIQSYWPVPVEVNSDLMAAAHSLCGTEAGIACILGTGSNSCLYDGKKVKEQISPLGFILGDEGSGAVLGRKLIGDCLKRQLPASLCQEFIETYQLTPASILEHVYKKPFPNRYLAGFVPFLKEHLDVEPVYQLVYHSFEEFICRNVMQYTDYNQYPIHFVGSVAFYFQSVLREVLQQYELRPGKIEKAPMNGLVMYYNKVRR, encoded by the coding sequence ATGATTGGAATAGCAGATAGTGGTTCGACCAAGACAGAATGGTGTCTGTTGGGAGAGACCGGGAAACTTGAATGTCGGTGTTTTACACCAGGGATGAATCCTTATTTCCAGACCGAAAAGGAAATGGCGGAAATGATTCAGCAATCTTTGTATCCTCAGATAGCTGATTATCCCATTGAAGCATTCTATTTTTATGGAGCCGGTTGTGCTTACCCGGAAAAGAATGCTTGTGTAGAAAGGGCAATTCAGTCGTATTGGCCTGTTCCGGTTGAGGTGAATAGTGATCTGATGGCTGCGGCCCACTCCTTATGCGGAACGGAAGCGGGCATTGCTTGTATTTTGGGAACAGGCTCCAATTCTTGTCTGTATGATGGGAAGAAAGTAAAAGAGCAGATTTCGCCTTTGGGATTTATTTTAGGTGATGAAGGCAGTGGAGCCGTTTTAGGTCGGAAGTTGATTGGCGATTGCCTGAAACGTCAGTTGCCGGCTTCGTTGTGTCAGGAGTTTATAGAGACTTATCAGCTTACGCCGGCTTCTATATTGGAACATGTTTACAAGAAACCTTTTCCGAACCGGTATCTGGCAGGCTTTGTTCCTTTCTTGAAAGAGCATTTGGATGTAGAGCCGGTTTATCAGTTGGTTTATCATAGCTTTGAAGAGTTTATTTGTCGGAATGTGATGCAGTATACAGATTATAATCAGTATCCAATCCATTTTGTGGGTTCGGTGGCTTTCTATTTTCAGTCTGTTTTGAGAGAAGTTCTGCAACAATATGAATTGAGGCCGGGAAAGATTGAGAAAGCGCCGATGAATGGTCTGGTTATGTATTATAATAAGGTAAGAAGATGA